One Mangifera indica cultivar Alphonso chromosome 4, CATAS_Mindica_2.1, whole genome shotgun sequence genomic region harbors:
- the LOC123213426 gene encoding protein terminal ear1-like: MGETGIVRFPGSLDPRAQEFRPRNPVNNQPQFPVFRPPQVFYPYTHLSPYPSNDVQVLPFCDASAAAVGIGGLVYPQYHTQAAYVSSSPSYHALPPPSSTPTRTLVLSSVAGDVSESSVRRDLEVFGEVRGVQMDRADEGIVTVHFYDLRHAEMAFKEIREQHMQLQTLLGNQCCGFVLQKNCDGQSPSSSFVSQTARGLIAGRPVWPQFIVPSCNAVPDGNNQGTIVVFNLDSGVSSSSLREIFQAFGPVKELRETPLKKHQRFIEFYDIRDASKALKEMNGKEIFGKAVVIEFSRPGGYNKKFFNANTNTASTSNNFTVNNHNSYMTRNSDYRFSTHPSSSFSHSLVAQTQPLRKKSPSSSVNGNPNVNKTSTASIEASVASLSLAGAVANTIDDGNPRRSSGKCQSNHSTASSKPQQVKNRSNKHWKGRQVRKIDSRFLINEVAMADSNCKDSRTTVMIKNIPNKYSQKLLLNMLDNHCIHCNEQIAEGDGQPLSSYDFVYLPIDFNNKCNVGYGFVNMTSSEATLRLYKAFHLQNWEVFNSRKICEVTYARVQGLEALKEHFKNSKFPSEMDHYLPVVFSPPRDGRQLTEPLPIVGHTKQQQLMMIDHSLTNPDASYDDHDDHDDDDNDLYVGGTPDNHTNGFTDYAD; this comes from the exons ATGGGAGAAACCGGTATCGTCCGGTTTCCGGGGAGCCTTGACCCACGAGCACAGGAGTTCAGGCCGAGAAACCCCGTGAACAACCAACCCCAATTTCCGGTTTTTAGACCGCCCCAAGTTTTTTACCCGTACACTCATCTTTCTCCGTATCCTTCAAACGACGTCCAAGTTTTGCCGTTTTGTGATGCTTCTGCTGCCGCCGTTGGTATAGGTGGCTTGGTCTACCCTCAGTATCATACACAAGCGGCGTACGTTAGTAGTTCTCCCTCATATCATGCGCTCCCTCCTCCGTCCTCGACTCCAACGCGGACGTTGGTTTTGAGTTCGGTGGCGGGTGATGTGAGTGAGTCAAGTGTGAGGAGAGATTTGGAGGTTTTTGGTGAAGTAAGAGGTGTTCAGATGGATAGAGCGGACGAAGGGATCGTCACCGTTCATTTTTATGATCTGAGACATGCGGAGATGGCTTTTAAGGAAATACGAGAACAACACATGCAACTACAAACCTTGTTGGGGAATCAGTGCTGTGGTTTCGTGTTGCAGAAAAATTGCGATGGTCAAAGTCCGAGTTCTTCGTTTGTGTCTCAAACCGCGCGTGGCCTCATTGCCGGTCGACCCGTTTGGCCGCAGTTCATCGTTCCGTCCTGTAATGCGGTTCCTGACGGGAATAATCAAGGGACTATCGTGGTTTTCAATTTAGACTCTGGTGTCTCCTCTTCCAGTCTAAGAGAAATCTTTCAGGCTTTCG GTCCCGTGAAGGAGTTAAGAGAGACACCGCTGAAGAAGCACCAAAGATTTATAGAGTTCTATGATATAAGAGATGCAAGTAAGGCTCTCAAAGAAATGAATGGCAAAGAAATTTTTGGTAAGGCTGTTGTTATTGAATTTAGTCGTCCGGGTGGCTATAACAAGAAGTTCTTCAATGCCAACACAAACACAGCTAGTACCAGTAACAACTTTACTGTCAATAACCACAATTCTTATATGACAAGAAATTCAGATTATAGATTTTCAACTCACccatcttcttccttttctcatTCTCTTGTCGCTCAAACTCAACCATTGAGAAAGAAATCTCCATCAAGTTCAGTAAATGGAAACCCTAATGTGAACAAGACTAGTACTGCTTCAATTGAGGCCTCGGTGGCTTCTTTGTCTTTAGCAGGTGCAGTAGCCAATACAATTGATGACGGGAATCCAAGGAGGAGTAGTGGGAAATGCCAAAGCAATCATTCAACGGCATCTTCTAAACCGCAACAAGTTAAGAACAGGAGTAATAAGCATTGGAAGGGAAGACAAGTGAGGAAGATAGATTCTCGTTTCCTTATAAATGAAGTTGCCATGGCAGACTCAAATTGTAAAGATTCCCGAACCACTGTCATGATCAAGAACATACCCAACAAGTACAG TCAGAAGCTGTTATTGAATATGTTGGACAACCACTGTATTCACTGCAATGAACAGATTGCTGAAGGGGATGGCCAGCCTTTGTCTTCCTATGACTTCGTCTACCTGCCTATTGATTTCAA tAACAAGTGTAACGTGGGATATGGATTTGTGAACATGACGTCTTCTGAAGCAACATTGAGGCTATATAAAGCCTTTCATCTTCAGAACTGGGAGGTCTTCAACTCAAGGAAAATTTGTGAAGTCACCTATGCTAGAGTccag GGATTGGAAGCTTTGAAAGAGCACTTTAAGAACTCGAAGTTCCCGAGCGAGATGGACCACTATCTGCCTGTGGTGTTTTCACCACCTCGAGACGGGCGGCAACTGACGGAGCCACTCCCCATTGTTGGCCACACTAAGCAGCAGCAGTTGATGATGATTGACCACTCACTCACCAATCCAGATGCCTCGTACGATGATCATGATGACCATGACGATGATGATAACGACTTATATGTTGGTGGTACACCTGATAATCATACCAATGGCTTTACTGATTATGCTGACTAA